In a single window of the Mugil cephalus isolate CIBA_MC_2020 chromosome 6, CIBA_Mcephalus_1.1, whole genome shotgun sequence genome:
- the tie1 gene encoding tyrosine-protein kinase receptor Tie-1 isoform X2 — protein sequence MRILNVMRILSLLVLYFFDLSDAVTDLTMISTAEVTNINNFTITCINGERSPAQIKLEIKRDNRILVFPKKPSFKVHKSSSKEIVARGFRDLDYMGVFYCEATEESKQLHNVTMINNVAKVNFIPNHLTLTANKGDTVHLSMQLHSSQRRDVTWKYNGNYYYMTHWNDVINQTAVLTVENAAFDNQGIYSASHVGDSPLHGAWMRLIVRACPGNKWGPQCDRECPECLNGGVCHDVDGDCVCPPGFMGTRCETACREGMFGRNCQESCDSGLNCKGLRFCLPDPYGCSCASGWFGTNCDRACHNDMYGPDCKLSCKCQNGGVCNRFSGCHCPTRWRGQNCEKSDRAPQIVDLEDNVERNLNSNLKIHCSATGNPLPSHDSIELRKLDSTVLRASRTLMDSNKSTALFEISRLSTQQEGLWECRVSTNGGQDSRKFNLTIKEPPVPTTAPKLLERRSKQLLVEPVGSYRGDGPIISTRLLYKPVENGVSWSSIIVYSEKEPITLMNLEPSTRYCVRVQLSRPGEGGEGAPGPETIMETDCPVPSSPRNIQALPLSVSAIQVRWQPPEDLNGGIKKYIIEYQPVDQGSPHIWVDTADGNKTTKDVTALNGSTLYQFRVSAFSNVPGEWSKFVQAKTQGDGLESSTPTTKGVAGRSPGDSYQLLVAVVGSVTVTCVTIMLALLALFFIRKTLLNRRRTFTYQSASGEETILQFNSGTLTLTRRPKPTPEPLTYPILEWEDIKFEDVIGEGNFGQVIKAMIKKDGNKMSAAIKMLKEFASENDHRDFAGELEVLCKLGQHPNIINLIGACENRGYLYIAIEYAPYGNLLDFLRKSRVLETDPAFAKEHGTASTLTSQQLLQFAVDVATGMHYLSDKQFIHRDLAARNVLVGDNLVAKIADFGLSRGEEVYVKKTMGRLPVRWMAIESLNYSVYTSKSDVWSFGVLLWEIVSLGGTPYCGMTCAELYEKLPQGYRMEKPKNCDDEVYELMKQCWRDRPYERPPFSQISVQLNRMQEARKAYVNMALFENFTYAGIDATAEEA from the exons ATGAGGATTCTAAATGTCATGAGGATTTTGTCGCTGTTGGTGTTGTACTTTTTTGATTTATCGG ATGCCGTGACCGACTTGACCATGATCTCCACGGCTGAGGTCACCAACATCAATAACTTCACCATCACTTGTATCAACGGAGAGCGCAGcccagctcagatcaagctggAGATCAAGAGGGACAACAGAATCCTCGTATTCCCCAAGAAGCCCAGCTTTAAGGTGCACAAGTCCAGTAGCAAAGAGATCGTGGCCAGGGGCTTCCGTGACCTGGATTATATGGGTGTCTTCTACTGCGAAGCCACAGAGGAATCTAAACAACTTCACAATGTCACAATGATTAACAACGTAGCCAAAG TAAATTTTATCCCGAATCACCTCACGCTCACTGCTAACAAAGGAGATACAGTTCATCTCAGCATGCAGCTCCACAGCTCCCAAAGGAGAGACGTGACGTGGAAGTACAACG gtAACTACTATTATATGACTCACTGGAATGATGTGATCAACCAGACGGCCGTTCTGACTGTGGAGAATGCAGCCTTTGACAATCAGGGTATCTACAGCGCCAGCCATGTTGGGGACAGCCCCCTCCACGGCGCCTGGATGAGGCTCATAGTCAGAG cCTGTCCCGGGAACAAGTGGGGCCCTCAATGCGACAGGGAGTGTCCAGAGTGCCTGAACGGCGGGGTGTGTCATGACGTGGACGGAGACTGTGTCTGCCCCCCGGGATTCATGGGAACACGCTGTGAGACAG CCTGCAGAGAAGGAATGTTTGGCCGAAACTGCCAGGAATCGTGTGACTCCGGGCTCAACTGCAAAGGGCTTCGCTTCTGCCTACCAGACCCTTATGGCTGCTCCTGCGCCAGTGGCTGGTTTGGGACGAACTGTGATAGGG CCTGCCACAACGACATGTACGGACCCGACTGCAAGCTGAGCTGTAAGTGCCAGAACGGAGGAGTCTGCAACCGTTTCAGTGGATGTCATTGTCCGACAAGGTGGAGAGGGCAGAACTGTGAGAAGTCCG ACCGGGCTCCCCAGATTGTGGACTTGGAGGACAACGTGGAGAGGAATCTGAACTCCAACCTCAAGATCCATTGCTCGGCCACAGGCAACCCCCTGCCCAGCCACGACAGCATCGAGCTGCGCAAGTTGGACAGCACTGTGCTTCGG GCCTCTCGCACTCTCATGGACTCCAATAAGAGCACGGCCCTGTTTGAGATCTCTCGTCTGAGCACTCAGCAGGAAGGACTGTGGGAGTGCCGGGTGTCCACCAACGGGGGCCAGGACTCCCGCAAGTTCAACCTCACCATTAAAG AGCCCCCGGTGCCCACTACGGCTCCAAAGCTGCTGGAAAGGAGGAGTAAGCAGCTGCTGGTGGAGCCAGTGGGCTCCTACAGAGGAGACGGCCCCATCATCTCCACCAGACTCCTCTACAAGCCTGTTGAGAATGGCGTCTCTTGGTCCTCCATCATAG TCTATAGTGAAAAAGAGCCCATCACACTCATGAACCTGGAGCCTTCTACGCGTTACTGCGTCCGAGTCCAACTGAGCCGACccggggaaggaggagagggcgCTCCGGGCCCAGAGACCATCATGGAGACTGACTGTCCTG TCCCATCGTCGCCGCGCAACATCCAGGCCCTGCCCCTGTCCGTGTCGGCCATCCAGGTGAGGTGGCAGCCCCCGGAGGATCTGAACGGAGGCATCAAGAAGTACATCATAGAGTACCAGCCGGTCGACCAGGGGAGCCCCCACATCTGGGTGGACACGGCCGACGGGAACAAGACCACCAAAGATGTGACGGCACTCAACGGCAGCACGCTCTACCAGTTCAGAGTGAGTGCTTTCTCCAATGTGCCGGGAGAGTGGAGCAAGTTTGTTCAGGCGAAGACGCAAGGAGATG gcctCGAGAGTTCAACCCCGACCACCAAGGGTGTAGCCGGGAGGTCTCCTGGGGACAGCTACCAGCTgctggtggcggtggtgggcTCGGTGACGGTCACCTGTGTGACTATCATGTTGGCGCTGCTGGCTCTTTTCTTCATCAGGAAGACGCTCCTCAACCGTCGGCGAACGTTCACCTACCAGTCCGCATCG GGCGAGGAAACTATTCTGCAGTTTAACTCGGGAACTCTGACCCTGACGCGAAGGCCTAAGCCCACACCAGAGCCCCTCACCTATCCGATCCTCGAATGGGAGGACATCAAGTTTGAGGACGTCATCGGCGAGGGCAACTTCGGCCAG GTCATCAAAGCCATGATCAAGAAAGACGGCAACAAAATGAGCGCAGCCATCAAGATGCTGAAAG AGTTTGCATCAGAGAATGACCACAGAGACTTTGCAGGGGAGCTGGAGGTGCTGTGCAAACTAGGGCAGCATCCCAACATCATTAACTTGATAGGAGCCTGTGAGAACAGAG GTTACCTCTACATAGCCATTGAATACGCTCCCTACGGCAACCTCCTGGACTTCTTGAGGAAGAGCCGCGTGTTGGAGACCGATCCGGCCTTTGCAAAAGAGCACGGTACCGCCTCCACTCTCACCtcccagcagctgctgcaattTGCCGTGGACGTGGCAACTGGGATGCATTACCTCAGCGACAAACAG TTCATCCACAGGGATCTGGCGGCAAGGAATGTCCTCGTAGGAGACAACCTTGTGGCGAAGATAGCAGATTTCGGTCTGTCCCGCGGTGAGGAAGTTTATGTCAAGAAGACGATG GGCAGGCTGCCGGTCCGCTGGATGGCTATCGAGTCTCTGAACTACAGCGTGTATACATCCAAGAGTGATGT GTGGTCATTCGGTGTTCTCCTTTGGGAAATTGTAAGCTTAG GTGGTACGCCATACTGCGGGATGACGTGTGCCGAGCTTTATGAAAAACTGCCACAAGGCTACAGGATGGAGAAACCCAAAAACTGTGATGATGAAGT TTATGAGCTAATGAAGCAGTGCTGGAGGGATCGTCCCTACGAGAGACCCCCCTTCTCCCAAATATCCGTTCAACTCAATAGGATGCAGGAGGCCAGGAAG GCCTATGTGAACATGGCTCTCTTTGAGAACTTCACCTACGCTGGGATAGACGCCACCGCTGAGGAGGCCTGA
- the tie1 gene encoding tyrosine-protein kinase receptor Tie-1 isoform X1 codes for MRILNVMRILSLLVLYFFDLSDAVTDLTMISTAEVTNINNFTITCINGERSPAQIKLEIKRDNRILVFPKKPSFKVHKSSSKEIVARGFRDLDYMGVFYCEATEESKQLHNVTMINNVAKVNFIPNHLTLTANKGDTVHLSMQLHSSQRRDVTWKYNGNYYYMTHWNDVINQTAVLTVENAAFDNQGIYSASHVGDSPLHGAWMRLIVRACPGNKWGPQCDRECPECLNGGVCHDVDGDCVCPPGFMGTRCETACREGMFGRNCQESCDSGLNCKGLRFCLPDPYGCSCASGWFGTNCDRACHNDMYGPDCKLSCKCQNGGVCNRFSGCHCPTRWRGQNCEKSDRAPQIVDLEDNVERNLNSNLKIHCSATGNPLPSHDSIELRKLDSTVLRASRTLMDSNKSTALFEISRLSTQQEGLWECRVSTNGGQDSRKFNLTIKEPPVPTTAPKLLERRSKQLLVEPVGSYRGDGPIISTRLLYKPVENGVSWSSIIVYSEKEPITLMNLEPSTRYCVRVQLSRPGEGGEGAPGPETIMETDCPEPTVQPEIDISSVEGRNVTVRWQLPPNNGVNARTASGFLVQLFGPNSEKLLEATTLLTVLSYKFHNLKHQRHYTAVVRLFNCGSQGPPSKPYHVFINSQVPSSPRNIQALPLSVSAIQVRWQPPEDLNGGIKKYIIEYQPVDQGSPHIWVDTADGNKTTKDVTALNGSTLYQFRVSAFSNVPGEWSKFVQAKTQGDGLESSTPTTKGVAGRSPGDSYQLLVAVVGSVTVTCVTIMLALLALFFIRKTLLNRRRTFTYQSASGEETILQFNSGTLTLTRRPKPTPEPLTYPILEWEDIKFEDVIGEGNFGQVIKAMIKKDGNKMSAAIKMLKEFASENDHRDFAGELEVLCKLGQHPNIINLIGACENRGYLYIAIEYAPYGNLLDFLRKSRVLETDPAFAKEHGTASTLTSQQLLQFAVDVATGMHYLSDKQFIHRDLAARNVLVGDNLVAKIADFGLSRGEEVYVKKTMGRLPVRWMAIESLNYSVYTSKSDVWSFGVLLWEIVSLGGTPYCGMTCAELYEKLPQGYRMEKPKNCDDEVYELMKQCWRDRPYERPPFSQISVQLNRMQEARKAYVNMALFENFTYAGIDATAEEA; via the exons ATGAGGATTCTAAATGTCATGAGGATTTTGTCGCTGTTGGTGTTGTACTTTTTTGATTTATCGG ATGCCGTGACCGACTTGACCATGATCTCCACGGCTGAGGTCACCAACATCAATAACTTCACCATCACTTGTATCAACGGAGAGCGCAGcccagctcagatcaagctggAGATCAAGAGGGACAACAGAATCCTCGTATTCCCCAAGAAGCCCAGCTTTAAGGTGCACAAGTCCAGTAGCAAAGAGATCGTGGCCAGGGGCTTCCGTGACCTGGATTATATGGGTGTCTTCTACTGCGAAGCCACAGAGGAATCTAAACAACTTCACAATGTCACAATGATTAACAACGTAGCCAAAG TAAATTTTATCCCGAATCACCTCACGCTCACTGCTAACAAAGGAGATACAGTTCATCTCAGCATGCAGCTCCACAGCTCCCAAAGGAGAGACGTGACGTGGAAGTACAACG gtAACTACTATTATATGACTCACTGGAATGATGTGATCAACCAGACGGCCGTTCTGACTGTGGAGAATGCAGCCTTTGACAATCAGGGTATCTACAGCGCCAGCCATGTTGGGGACAGCCCCCTCCACGGCGCCTGGATGAGGCTCATAGTCAGAG cCTGTCCCGGGAACAAGTGGGGCCCTCAATGCGACAGGGAGTGTCCAGAGTGCCTGAACGGCGGGGTGTGTCATGACGTGGACGGAGACTGTGTCTGCCCCCCGGGATTCATGGGAACACGCTGTGAGACAG CCTGCAGAGAAGGAATGTTTGGCCGAAACTGCCAGGAATCGTGTGACTCCGGGCTCAACTGCAAAGGGCTTCGCTTCTGCCTACCAGACCCTTATGGCTGCTCCTGCGCCAGTGGCTGGTTTGGGACGAACTGTGATAGGG CCTGCCACAACGACATGTACGGACCCGACTGCAAGCTGAGCTGTAAGTGCCAGAACGGAGGAGTCTGCAACCGTTTCAGTGGATGTCATTGTCCGACAAGGTGGAGAGGGCAGAACTGTGAGAAGTCCG ACCGGGCTCCCCAGATTGTGGACTTGGAGGACAACGTGGAGAGGAATCTGAACTCCAACCTCAAGATCCATTGCTCGGCCACAGGCAACCCCCTGCCCAGCCACGACAGCATCGAGCTGCGCAAGTTGGACAGCACTGTGCTTCGG GCCTCTCGCACTCTCATGGACTCCAATAAGAGCACGGCCCTGTTTGAGATCTCTCGTCTGAGCACTCAGCAGGAAGGACTGTGGGAGTGCCGGGTGTCCACCAACGGGGGCCAGGACTCCCGCAAGTTCAACCTCACCATTAAAG AGCCCCCGGTGCCCACTACGGCTCCAAAGCTGCTGGAAAGGAGGAGTAAGCAGCTGCTGGTGGAGCCAGTGGGCTCCTACAGAGGAGACGGCCCCATCATCTCCACCAGACTCCTCTACAAGCCTGTTGAGAATGGCGTCTCTTGGTCCTCCATCATAG TCTATAGTGAAAAAGAGCCCATCACACTCATGAACCTGGAGCCTTCTACGCGTTACTGCGTCCGAGTCCAACTGAGCCGACccggggaaggaggagagggcgCTCCGGGCCCAGAGACCATCATGGAGACTGACTGTCCTG AGCCGACAGTTCAGCCCGAGATTGACATCAGCTCGGTGGAAGGCCGCAACGTTACAGTACGCTGGCAGCTGCCTCCCAACAATGGCGTTAACGCCCGCACAGCCAGTGGCTTTTTAGTGCAGCTCTTCGGGCCAAACAGCGAGAAGCTACTGGAGGCAACCACCCTGCTCACTGTGCTCTCCTACAAGTTCCACAACCTGAAGCATCAGCGACACTACACCGCGGTGGTGCGCCTCTTCAACTGTGGCAGCCAGGGGCCGCCCTCCAAACCCTACCACGTCTTCATCAACAGCCAGG TCCCATCGTCGCCGCGCAACATCCAGGCCCTGCCCCTGTCCGTGTCGGCCATCCAGGTGAGGTGGCAGCCCCCGGAGGATCTGAACGGAGGCATCAAGAAGTACATCATAGAGTACCAGCCGGTCGACCAGGGGAGCCCCCACATCTGGGTGGACACGGCCGACGGGAACAAGACCACCAAAGATGTGACGGCACTCAACGGCAGCACGCTCTACCAGTTCAGAGTGAGTGCTTTCTCCAATGTGCCGGGAGAGTGGAGCAAGTTTGTTCAGGCGAAGACGCAAGGAGATG gcctCGAGAGTTCAACCCCGACCACCAAGGGTGTAGCCGGGAGGTCTCCTGGGGACAGCTACCAGCTgctggtggcggtggtgggcTCGGTGACGGTCACCTGTGTGACTATCATGTTGGCGCTGCTGGCTCTTTTCTTCATCAGGAAGACGCTCCTCAACCGTCGGCGAACGTTCACCTACCAGTCCGCATCG GGCGAGGAAACTATTCTGCAGTTTAACTCGGGAACTCTGACCCTGACGCGAAGGCCTAAGCCCACACCAGAGCCCCTCACCTATCCGATCCTCGAATGGGAGGACATCAAGTTTGAGGACGTCATCGGCGAGGGCAACTTCGGCCAG GTCATCAAAGCCATGATCAAGAAAGACGGCAACAAAATGAGCGCAGCCATCAAGATGCTGAAAG AGTTTGCATCAGAGAATGACCACAGAGACTTTGCAGGGGAGCTGGAGGTGCTGTGCAAACTAGGGCAGCATCCCAACATCATTAACTTGATAGGAGCCTGTGAGAACAGAG GTTACCTCTACATAGCCATTGAATACGCTCCCTACGGCAACCTCCTGGACTTCTTGAGGAAGAGCCGCGTGTTGGAGACCGATCCGGCCTTTGCAAAAGAGCACGGTACCGCCTCCACTCTCACCtcccagcagctgctgcaattTGCCGTGGACGTGGCAACTGGGATGCATTACCTCAGCGACAAACAG TTCATCCACAGGGATCTGGCGGCAAGGAATGTCCTCGTAGGAGACAACCTTGTGGCGAAGATAGCAGATTTCGGTCTGTCCCGCGGTGAGGAAGTTTATGTCAAGAAGACGATG GGCAGGCTGCCGGTCCGCTGGATGGCTATCGAGTCTCTGAACTACAGCGTGTATACATCCAAGAGTGATGT GTGGTCATTCGGTGTTCTCCTTTGGGAAATTGTAAGCTTAG GTGGTACGCCATACTGCGGGATGACGTGTGCCGAGCTTTATGAAAAACTGCCACAAGGCTACAGGATGGAGAAACCCAAAAACTGTGATGATGAAGT TTATGAGCTAATGAAGCAGTGCTGGAGGGATCGTCCCTACGAGAGACCCCCCTTCTCCCAAATATCCGTTCAACTCAATAGGATGCAGGAGGCCAGGAAG GCCTATGTGAACATGGCTCTCTTTGAGAACTTCACCTACGCTGGGATAGACGCCACCGCTGAGGAGGCCTGA